A single window of Saccharomyces kudriavzevii IFO 1802 strain IFO1802 genome assembly, chromosome: 16 DNA harbors:
- the SWI1 gene encoding Swi1p (similar to Saccharomyces cerevisiae SWI1 (YPL016W); ancestral locus Anc_8.472) gives MDFFNLNNNNNNNNNNINNNTSNNNNSNNNNANAGTNGVDDFQNFFDPKPFDQNLDSNNNSNNKNNAAAARANFTSPAPVVSNAANFIQNQSPQFNSPYDSNNSNVNLNSLSPQAILAKNSIIDSANLPMQNQQQLYSGNNNSNAPIANDNGITPHFITNVQSISQNSSASTPNANANPALSTNQQFLPFNNGATNNNSLAANQLVSNHGTPNLMDRSSSASNEFVLNTNNNNNNNNSNNNSNNSNNNGSSNNKRNNSNNGTNNNAAAAAAAAVPAVQAVPVASTANSNNATSNANTVFSERAAMFAALQQKQQQRFQALQQQQQQQQHPQIQQQQQQQQQQQQQHQQHQQQQQQQQQQQQQQQQQQQQQHAQLQQYPQQQQQNAKYLQSQRQQQQRSILQSLNPVLQEKISTELNNKQYELFMKSLIEDCKKRNMPLQSIPEIANRKINLFYLYMLIQKFGGAEQVTRNQQWSLVAQRLQISDYQQLESIYFRILLPYERYMISQEGIKETQAKRIFLQQFLQELLKKVQQQQQQATTLANNNNNNNNNNNNNNNNNNNNNNNNNNNNTINNNNTSSVQTTAVPSIVAGATVPVTSAASTPSGTVPVSANIPKKLSNNINTNMNNANITQQQPKKPRKQRVKKKSKKELEIERKEREDFQKRQQKLLEDQQRQQKLLLETKLRQQYEIEVKKLPKVYKRSMIRNYKPSINSIKHYNGYDINYISKIGEKIDSNKPIFLFAPELGAINLHALSMSLQSKNLGEINTALNTLLVTSADSNLKISLVKYPELLDSLAILGMNLLSNLSQNMIPYHQKTSDYHYENAESNQYHVTQHDKMVDRIFEKVSNNDVLTPHDSNDEKVFTILVDSLTGNQLPTPTPAEAGTDLDAEMHMNTQYTPLPVKQWDFLPEPIRFLPNQFPLKIHRTPYLNSLKKIKDEIDDPFTKINTRGAEDPKALINDQLSTISMILRNVSFSDNNSRIMSRNFYLKRFVSDLLWLIFIHPENFACNRKILNFKKDLVIVLSNISHLLEINSSIDCFLILILVTSFGQPKVNPMASSSSFGSDFLTFNEFQLQWGKYHTFGVDILAKLFSLEKPNLKLFESILLDNQYDRSSNNNHKDRKLLQRLLDLYNDNNKNIGNKHNLLNDVVSFLFSVIPFQQLLSQPSDPSSLVEQLSPVISQSLTSILVIVQKILPLSNVLFTTSKNNSNSNGDNNHNNNNNNNNNSDSKNSSFNFNKNLPFVWLSSEENIGSGLLKLSELVLNISNTTTKGSLLQQQNYSTALLPSINISCIQLIKCLIEKSISFENRLNDNSDILRRIASIPNLFPTDLEIFQLFTNPVIDIQRLNQYQLLYSLKNEILTNLK, from the coding sequence ATGGACTTCTTtaatttgaataataataataataacaataataataatatcaataataataccagcaacaataacaatagtaATAACAACAATGCAAATGCCGGTACCAATGGTGTTGACGACTTCCAGAATTTTTTCGACCCAAAGCCTTTTGATCAGAATTTGGATTctaacaacaacagcaacaataaGAACAATGCGGCTGCTGCTAGGGCGAATTTTACTTCTCCGGCACCAGTTGTCAGTAATGCTGCTAACTTCATTCAAAACCAATCTCCCCAGTTCAATTCGCCATATGACTCTAATAATTCCAACGTCAATCTGAACAGCCTATCTCCTCAAGCGATCTTAGCAAAGAACTCTATCATCGATTCCGCTAATCTGCCTATGCAAAATCAGCAGCAACTGTATAGCGGTAATAACAACAGCAATGCCCCAATTGCTAACGATAACGGCATAACACCTCATTTCATTACTAATGTTCAGTCTATCAGTCAAAACTCCTCTGCTTCTACCCCAAACGCAAATGCAAATCCAGCCCTCAGCACAAATCAACAGTTCTTACCGTTTAACAATGGAGCTACCAATAATAACAGTTTAGCGGCTAATCAGCTCGTGTCTAACCACGGCACTCCAAATCTCATGGATAGATCATCCTCTGCAAGTAACGAATTTGTTCTAAAcactaataataataataataataataacagcaacaacaacagcaataatagtaataataatggtaGTAGCAATAATAAGCGTAATAACAGCAACAATGGTACAAACAATAAcgctgctgctgctgctgctgctgctgtaCCGGCTGTACAGGCTGTACCTGTTGCGAGCACCGCCAATAGCAATAACGCTACTTCGAATGCCAATACGGTATTTTCTGAGAGAGCAGCAATGTTTGCTGCTTTACAGCAAAAGCAACAGCAACGTTTTCAAGCCTtacagcaacaacaacagcaacagcaacatcCACAGAtccaacaacagcaacaacagcaacaacagcaacaacagcagcatcAGCAACatcagcaacaacagcaacaacagcaacaacagcaacaacaacagcaacaacaacagcaacagcaacatgCACAGCTTCAACAATACCcgcaacagcagcaacaaaatGCCAAGTATCTACAAAGTCAACgccaacaacaacaaagaTCTATTTTACAAAGCTTGAACCCGGTATTGCAAGAGAAAATCTCCACAGAGTTGAATAATAAACAATATGAACTTTTCATGAAATCATTAATTGAAGACtgtaagaaaagaaatatgcCGTTACAATCGATTCCGGAAATCGCCAATAGGAAAATCAACCTTTTTTATCTGTACATGTTAATTCAGAAATTCGGTGGTGCCGAACAAGTAACAAGAAACCAGCAATGGTCTTTGGTGGCTCAAAGGCTACAAATATCTGATTATCAACAATTAGAATCCATATATTTTAGAATCCTGCTACCTTACGAAAGATATATGATCTCCCAAGAGGGTATAAAGGAAACTCAAGCgaaaagaatattcttGCAACAGTTTTTACAAGAACTACTGAAAAAAGttcaacagcagcagcaacaggCCACAACGTTGgccaataataataataataataataataataataataacaacaacaacaacaataataataataataataacaataataacaataatactattaataataataacaccTCATCAGTGCAAACTACTGCCGTCCCCTCCATTGTTGCTGGTGCTACCGTGCCTGTTACATCGGCAGCAAGTACACCTTCTGGGACTGTTCCAGTCTCAGCAAACATTCCAAAAAAGCTTAgcaacaacatcaacacCAATATGAATAATGCCAATATTACCCAGCAGCAACCTAAGAAGCCGAGAAAGCAAAgagtgaagaaaaagagcaaaaaggaattggaaATAGAGCGTAAGGAAAGGGAggactttcaaaaaaggcAACAGAAACTTTTAGAAGATCAACAGAGGCAACAAAAACTGTTATTGGAAACGAAATTGCGCCAACAATATGAAATCGAAGTGAAAAAGTTACCGAAGGTCTATAAAAGGTCAATGATTAGAAATTACAAGCCTTCAATCAACTCCATCAAACACTATAACGGTTACGATATCAATTACATCTCGAAAATAGGTGAGAAAATAGATTCAAACAAGCcaattttccttttcgcTCCAGAACTAGGTGCTATAAATTTACATGCTTTATCAATGTCTCTACAATCAAAGAATCTTGGTGAAATAAATACTGCCTTGAATACATTGTTGGTAACAAGTGCTGACTCGAATCTAAAGATATCTTTGGTTAAATATCCTGAGTTACTAGACTCGTTGGCAATACTTGGGATGAATTTGTTATCCAATTTATCACAGAATATGATCCCGtatcatcaaaaaacttCAGACTATCACTATGAGAATGCTGAATCGAATCAATATCACGTTACCCAACATGATAAAATGGTCGACAGAATTTTCGAAAAGGTCAGCAACAACGATGTCCTCACACCGCATGATTCCAACGATGAAAAAGTCTTTACTATACTAGTAGACTCTTTGACAGGCAATCAGTTACCTACTCCGACTCCAGCGGAAGCGGGAACGGATCTAGATGCAGAAATGCACATGAATACGCAATACACACCTTTGCCGGTCAAACAGTGGGATTTCTTACCTGAACCAATAAGATTTCTACCTAatcaatttcctttgaaaATCCATAGAACTCCGTATTTgaactctttgaaaaaaataaaggatgaaattgatgatccatttacaaaaataaatacgAGAGGGGCAGAGGATCCCAAGGCTCTAATTAACGATCAACTATCTACCATCTCAATGATTTTAAGAAATGTCTCATTCTCAGATAATAACTCTAGAATTATGTCAAGGAACTTCTACTTGAAGAGATTTGTATCGGATTTATTGTGGTTGATTTTCATCCACcctgaaaattttgcatGCAATAGGAAAATactcaatttcaaaaaggatCTGGTTATTGTTTTGTCAAACATATCCCATTTGTTAGAGATCAATTCGTCCATAGATTGCTTTTTGATTCTTATTCTGGTGACGAGTTTTGGACAACCAAAAGTCAATCCAATGGCgtcttcgtcatcatttGGGTCTGATTTTTTAACCTTTAACGAATTCCAACTACAATGGGGAAAATATCATACTTTTGGTGTAGACATTTTGGCCAAATTATTTTCACTGGAGAAACcaaatttgaaacttttcGAATCGATTTTACTGGATAACCAATATGATCGGAGCAGTAACAACAACCATAAAGACAGAAAGCTATTACAAAGACTTTTGGATTTATACAAtgataacaataaaaacattGGCAACAAACATAACTTATTGAACGACGTGGTttcgtttttgttttctgtCATACCATTCCAACAACTCTTATCGCAGCCATCGGATCCAAGTTCGTTGGTTGAACAGCTTTCACCAGTGATTTCTCAGAGTTTGACTAGCATTTTAGTTATCGTGCAGAAGATATTACCCCTGTCCAATGTACTATTTACAACGAGCAAGAATAATTCAAACAGTAACGGCGATAACAAtcacaacaacaacaacaacaacaacaacaacagcgACAGCAAGAATTCaagtttcaattttaacAAAAATTTACCATTCGTTTGGCTGAGttctgaagaaaatattggaTCTGGGCTGTTGAAACTGAGCGAGTTAGTGTTGAATATTAGCAATACCACAACTAAAGGCTCTTTGTTACAACAACAGAATTATTCGACGGCGCTTTTGCCGTCAATCAACATATCTTGTATCCAGTTAATCAAATGTTTGATTGAAAAGAGTATCAGCTTTGAAAACCGTTTAAACGACAATTCGGACATATTGAGAAGAATAGCGTCAATTCCGAACCTGTTCCCCACTGACCTAGAAATTTTCCAGCTATTCACAAACCCGGTAATTGatattcaaagattgaACCAATACCAATTACTTTACAGTTTGAAGAACGAAATCCTAACTAACTTGAAATGA
- the HST2 gene encoding histone deacetylase HST2 (similar to Saccharomyces cerevisiae HST2 (YPL015C); ancestral locus Anc_8.74) translates to MSVSTAAAAAAADACSTEMSVRAIAAHLKSNPSAKVIFMVGAGISTSCGIPDFRSPGTGLYHNLARLNLPYPEAVFDVDFFQSDPLPFYTLAKELYPGTFKPSKFHHLLRLFQDKNLLRRVYTQNIDTLERQAGVANDLIIEAHGSFAHCHCIGCGKIYPPQGFKSKLSEDPIRNFARCEVCNELIKPAIVFFGEDLPDSFSKTWSSDSEWLRGKLRTSEKHQQPLVIVVGTSLAVYPFASLPEEVPRKVKRVLCNLETVGDFKSNKRSTDLIVNQYSDAFAEQLVEELGWKKDLEKILKAQTAATENPTEQLLEVVHDLEKLSLDRPEHEAVDKKDKRPLHDNNNNHDNDGDGKEVDKSSTQNNGNA, encoded by the coding sequence ATGTCAGTTTCTAccgctgctgctgctgctgctgctgacGCTTGTTCGACAGAGATGTCTGTCAGGGCGATCGCCGCTCATTTGAAAAGCAACCCCAGCGCTAAGGTAATCTTCATGGTGGGGGCGGGGATATCCACTTCTTGTGGGATTCCTGACTTTCGGTCTCCAGGGACTGGCCTGTACCACAACTTGGCCCGGTTGAACTTGCCGTACCCTGAAGCCGTGTTTGATGTAGACTTCTTCCAGTCGGATCCCTTGCCCTTTTACACACTGGCCAAAGAGCTGTATCCGGGGACTTTTAAGCCTTCTAAGTTTCACCACCTCTTGAGGTTGTTTCAGGACAAAAACCTCCTGAGGAGAGTATATACTCAAAATATAGACACCCTAGAAAGACAAGCCGGCGTTGCAAATGATCTGATCATCGAAGCTCATGGCAGTTTTGCCCACTGTCATTGCATCGGGTGTGGCAAGATTTACCCTCCGCAGGGTTTCAAGTCCAAGTTGAGTGAGGATCCTATCAGAAATTTTGCCAGATGCGAGGTGTGCAACGAACTGATAAAGCCGGCAATTGTCTTTTTTGGCGAAGATCTACCGGATTCCTTCTCGAAAACTTGGTCAAGCGACTCCGAATGGCTTCGTGGAAAACTCAGAACATCTGAAAAACACCAGCAGCCTCTTGTCATCGTCGTTGGCACTTCACTAGCCGTGTATCCCTTTGCGTCTCTGCCTGAGGAAGTTCCCCGAAAGGTGAAAAGAGTTTTATGTAATTTGGAGACGGTGGGGGATTTCAAGAGTAACAAGAGGTCTACGGATTTGATAGTTAACCAATATTCCGATGCGTTCGCGGAGCAACTTGTCGAAGAACTAGGTTGGAAGAAAGATTTAGAAAAGATACTCAAGGCTCAGACAGCGGCCACGGAAAACCCCACAGAACAACTGCTTGAAGTTGTGCATGATCTGGAAAAGTTGAGTTTGGATCGGCCTGAACATGAAGCTGTAGACAAGAAAGATAAGAGGCCGCTGcatgataataataataatcatGACAATGATGGAGACGGAAAGGAAGTAGACAAGTCCTCCACGCAAAATAATGGCAATGCATAA
- the CIP1 gene encoding Cip1p (similar to Saccharomyces cerevisiae YPL014W; ancestral locus Anc_8.80) gives MLLERLHKRLHVGSSRRSQEKKEKERIPDDTSSVQPEPQHQSQGPQPLLACEYDDMIAFDRSLSTPVYTPVTTPINSSNQTKNSENSYFPAFPNASRTRQNSSSSLASSVSDFPQNFKQHALYNNNSQITSFAPQFVGLLIEIYQNTCSDPTITPFDTANPPSGILNRVAKAAIQQSELQQLDIGCDRNSWLLTLVRHRLLQEVRKDGYLSRNTSLTSLPPPPPPQFSEMLRVPSPFINADITDPIPLSNISSNPNSNSTANMTSTLNWYSLQRSNVPMKNRNGTSQCISELQPQPVLARTNSNNSTNNGNAFTLLTPTPTTDSAFNFNIALLSRQRSNIMSSPLASTRLPTTNVTADESSILPNEPLKLKRDLFRLKR, from the coding sequence ATGCTGCTAGAAAGATTGCACAAGAGATTGCATGTTGGCTCCTCCAGGCGATctcaagagaaaaaggagAAGGAGCGCATCCCAGATGATACGTCATCCGTGCAGCCGGAACCTCAGCACCAAAGTCAGGGACCTCAGCCGCTGTTGGCCTGCGAATATGATGATATGATCGCATTCGACAGGAGCCTGTCCACCCCGGTTTACACCCCGGTAACGACTCCTATAAACAGCTCTAATCAAACGAAAAACTCGGAAAACTCGTACTTCCCAGCTTTCCCCAATGCAAGCAGAACCAGACAGAATAGTTCCTCTTCGCTAGCGAGTTCCGTGTCCGACTTTCCtcaaaatttcaagcaGCATGCCCTTTACAATAATAATTCTCAAATAACTTCCTTTGCACCCCAGTTCGTCGGTCTGTTAATAGAAATTTACCAAAACACTTGCAGTGATCCTACGATAACTCCATTTGACACTGCAAATCCTCCATCGGGAATATTGAATAGGGTCGCCAAAGCAGCTATACAGCAGTCTGAGCTTCAACAGTTGGATATCGGCTGTGACAGAAATAGTTGGCTTTTAACGCTGGTGAGGCACCGTCTACTGCAAGAGGTGAGGAAAGACGGATACCTTTCTCGTAACACTTCCCTCACTTCTCTACCCCCGCCGCCCCCACCACAATTTTCTGAAATGCTTAGGGTTCCCTCCCCGTTTATTAATGCAGATATCACAGATCCCATCCCGCTATCAAATATAAGCTCCAATCCAAATTCTAACTCAACTGCAAACATGACGAGTACGTTGAACTGGTATTCCCTGCAGAGATCCAATGTCCCAATGAAAAACAGGAATGGCACATCCCAGTGTATATCGGAACTTCAGCCACAACCTGTATTGGCTCGGACAAATTCTAATAATAGCACGAACAACGGCAATGCCTTTACTTTACTCACACCAACTCCTACAACAGATTCTGcattcaatttcaacatAGCGCTATTATCAAGACAACGCAGCAATATCATGTCATCTCCCCTAGCTAGCACCCGTTTGCCTACCACAAACGTAACCGCTGATGAATCCTCTATTTTACCTAATGAGccattgaaattgaaaagagacCTGTTCCGCCTCAAGAGGTAG
- the MRPS16 gene encoding mitochondrial 37S ribosomal protein bS16m (similar to Saccharomyces cerevisiae MRPS16 (YPL013C); ancestral locus Anc_8.79), whose amino-acid sequence MTCGLVRIRLARFGRKNSPVYNIVVANSHKARDAKPIEVLGTYVPVPSPVTKRELKKGVVPIKDVKLDFDRTKYWIGVGAQPSETVTKLLQKAGILDSAWITGKNISADRKVVFERMETSE is encoded by the coding sequence ATGACCTGCGGTTTGGTACGAATAAGATTGGCTAGATTCGGGAGAAAGAATAGTCCAGTGTATAATATTGTGGTGGCTAATTCCCATAAGGCAAGGGATGCCAAACCGATTGAAGTGCTTGGAACCTATGTGCCGGTGCCCAGCCCAGTTACTAAGAGAGAGTTGAAGAAGGGCGTTGTACCCATTAAAGACGTTAAACTTGACTTTGATAGGACAAAGTATTGGATTGGTGTGGGGGCTCAACCCAGTGAAACAGTGACCAAGCTATTACAAAAGGCTGGGATATTGGATAGCGCCTGGATCactggaaaaaatatcagcGCCGATAGGAAGGttgtatttgaaagaatggaaACATCagaatga
- the RRP12 gene encoding mRNA-binding protein RRP12 (similar to Saccharomyces cerevisiae RRP12 (YPL012W); ancestral locus Anc_8.78), which translates to MDQDQVASLLKLEDKLAKIRSQVTSKLENQKHVAIILAAVEENISGKATNDISKNIVNYIISFMSLLDQAVDPSTHEIKDLQLASSSTYLLDLIFRYSPKPLLRSKFPEILTKIAPCITAEEANAPLIRAALGCLESLLIAQDAQAWNNTYDLNVTPKRGLQGILELSLDIRPKVRKRALDAVHAVLQNPPVAPTAEHVAAVFVADFCDKQLAGVLGELSNLSNKQLKAQKTKEDVNSSVMRSLRLVTSVISTGQWPSSQIEPLCDILFGVAKSSEQYLVSASFECFEGMFKAMAETTVSSGLAENKYLRVLDTIFALKPSNVDTLLTKAWIAVIIKGMSTYAVHQPLKALRKIPSVFRIMSTYLASETPEVYQAASQCLISTLSDSIQDDLLLFTPNVDDKTFKNVDDIISQIAKFLIDFLSIKYSHCSREILKILVAAFNKFRYRSNPHLLKALKIVDTWRVNEEQFMDLRNEIELVIGASISAMGPEIVLAQAPLNLDNPSIERPGRAWLLPLIRDYTKNANLSTFQNELAPYIKSFQSKFDKVPEESIQLKVFQTIVDQLWSTLPRFCELPMDLRESFTDEFASELSSLLYSEVELRTTICHALKVLAESNVSYFEGSQSDNVLLLQRLPISEAQKNIEYLSTKSTNLLAVLFNVYTQTTPNARSYILETIDQYLKITSKEDLEKTFNNVCGLLKNSMNEETSGNANKEKRKPQLTATLLDLIICMITYLPPPSYPALFSIFGLTVSSPDALIQKRAYRIITKLSELESGSTTVAQFISDIENVMVDNTSTVQTSAKAARLAALKTIVDLLPLDHLGFIVRTVAEVILSTKDVNEKSRETAFETLINMGKKMNGPNGTIKLSQIPGYDPATPDQPSSISEFFKIISAGLIGESQHMVSSSITGYACLVFEFKNEMDAGILMDIYDTIELYLTSNSREIVKSAIGFTKVCVLGLPEEVMRPKVPELLLKLLRWSHEHTGHFKAKVKHIIERLIRRFGYDYIEANFPEEDRKLLTNIRKTRNRSKRKDEEATPVTEAIDGITTKGSRFMSAFDEAVYGSDNENDNESDQEGNAARSGRKNGPKQFIVESGENPLDLLDSQTLAHISSTRPKKFDKNQNKARFNDDAFNFDSEGKLVVKGQGKPSNNVDDPLSAVTSGINAYLEAVKSGPVRGQRNKLKFKKNGRGSDDFGDDDDGKDNKVMGRKADSRNKIGKGGKRGPKFKSRKKL; encoded by the coding sequence ATGGATCAAGATCAGGTTGCTTCTCTATTAAAGCTAGAGGATAAATTGGCCAAAATTAGGTCTCAAGTAACCTCTaaattggaaaatcaaaaacatgTTGCCATAATACTGGCCGCAGTCGAGGAAAACATCTCCGGCAAAGCTACAAATGATATCTCAAAAAATATTGTGAACTATATCATTTCCTTTATGTCCCTATTAGACCAAGCTGTAGACCCATCTACGCATGAAATTAAAGATCTTCAGTtggcttcttcttccacaTATCTTTTGGATCTGATATTTCGTTACTCTCCAAAACCTTTGTTAAGATCGAAATTTCCTGAAATACTTACAAAGATTGCGCCATGCATCACCGCAGAAGAGGCGAATGCCCCATTAATTAGAGCCGCTCTTGGTTGTTTGGAATCCCTTTTAATCGCTCAAGATGCTCAAGCTTGGAACAATACTTACGATTTAAACGTTACTCCAAAGAGAGGTTTACAAGGTATACTTGAACTATCTTTAGATATAAGACCCAAGGTTAGAAAGAGAGCGCTAGATGCAGTTCATGCAGTCTTACAAAACCCTCCTGTTGCTCCAACTGCAGAGCATGTCGCGGCAGTTTTCGTGGCAGATTTCTGTGACAAACAGTTAGCGGGTGTTTTGGGAGAATTgtcaaatttatcaaataaaCAATTGAAGGCACAAAAAACGAAGGAAGACGTTAATTCTAGCGTCATGCGCTCTTTAAGATTAGTCACCTCCGTTATCTCTACTGGACAGTGGCCATCTTCTCAAATTGAGCCTCTTTGTGATATACTATTTGGTGTCGCTAAGAGCTCAGAGCAATATCTAGTCTCTGCGTCATTTGAATGCTTTGAGGGCATGTTCAAAGCTATGGCAGAAACTACTGTTTCTTCAGGTTTGGCTGAAAATAAGTACCTAAGAGTTTTGGATACAATTTTCGCATTAAAACCTTCAAATGTAGATACTTTATTGACCAAGGCTTGGATTGCTGTGATAATTAAAGGCATGTCTACTTATGCGGTACATCAGCCATTGAAAGCGTTACGTAAGATTCCTAGTGTGTTTCGTATTATGTCCACGTATTTAGCAAGTGAAACTCCGGAAGTATATCAAGCCGCCTCTCAGTGTCTAATCTCAACCCTTTCTGACTCCATTCAAGATGATCTGTTATTATTTACACCAAATGTGGATGATAAAACCTTCAAAAACGTGGATGATATTATTTCTCAAATTGCCAAATTTCTTATTGACTTCTTGTCCATCAAATACTCTCATTGTTCCAGAGAAATTCTCAAGATATTGGTAGCGgcattcaataaattcaGATATAGATCCAATCCTCACCTTTTGAAAGCATTGAAGATAGTTGATACTTGGAGAGTAAATGAGGAACAGTTCATGGATTTGAGGAATGAAATTGAACTGGTAATTGGCGCCTCCATTTCTGCTATGGGGCCTGAAATTGTCCTTGCCCAAGCTCCACTCAATTTAGACAATCCGTCTATTGAAAGACCTGGTAGAGCTTGGTTACTGCCACTTATTAGAGACTACACGAAAAATGCCAATCTTTCTACTTTCCAGAATGAATTGGCGCCATATATCAAAAGCTTTCAAtctaaatttgataaagttcCCGAAGAGTCAATCCAGTTGAAGGTGTTCCAAACCATTGTTGATCAACTATGGTCCACATTACCGCGTTTCTGTGAACTACCAATGGACTTAAGGGAGTCTTTCACTGATGAATTTGCTTCTGAATTATCTTCTTTATTATACAGTGAAGTTGAGTTGAGAACTACCATTTGTCATGCTCTTAAGGTCTTGGCAGAGAGTAATGTTTCATATTTTGAGGGTTCTCAGTCGGACAATGTTCTATTGTTACAACGCTTGCCTATTTCCGAGGCTCAAAAGAATATAGAGTATCTTTCAACAAAGTCCACCAACCTCCTAGCCGTCTTGTTCAATGTGTATACACAAACTACTCCAAACGCAAGAAGTTATATTTTGGAAACGATTGATCAATATTTGAAGATTACTTCAAAGGAAGATTTGGAGAAAACATTCAACAATGTATGTGgccttttgaaaaactccaTGAATGAAGAAACTAGTGGCAATgcaaacaaagaaaagagaaaaccTCAATTGACAGCCACCTTATTGGACTTGATCATTTGTATGATAACATACTTACCTCCACCTTCTTATCCTGCTTTATTCTCGATATTTGGTCTTACCGTGTCCTCTCCTGATGCAttaattcaaaaaagagCTTATAGAATTATTACCAAGCTTTCTGAGTTAGAATCTGGTTCAACAACCGTTGCCCAGTTCATATCCGATATCGAAAATGTTATGGTAGATAACACTTCCACTGTTCAAACATCAGCTAAGGCTGCAAGATTGGCAGCGCTCAAAACCATAGTGGATTTGTTACCCTTGGATCATCTCGGTTTCATTGTCAGAACGGTAGCCGAGGTCATTTTAAGTACAAAGGATgtgaatgaaaaatctagGGAGACCGcttttgaaactttaaTCAATATGGGTAAGAAAATGAATGGGCCAAATGGTACCATCAAGCTCTCCCAAATACCAGGTTATGACCCTGCGACTCCGGATCAACCATCATCGATATCCgagtttttcaagattattTCTGCCGGTCTTATTGGTGAATCTCAACATATGGTCAGTAGTTCAATTACAGGTTATGCATGTTTAGTTTTCGAATTCAAAAACGAAATGGATGCTGGTATATTAATGGACATATATGATACCATTGAACTGTACTTGACTTCCAACTCCAGAGAAATTGTGAAAAGTGCCATTGGATTTACAAAAGTCTGTGTTTTGGGTCTTCCAGAAGAAGTGATGAGGCCTAAGGTGCCAGAGTTACTTTTGAAGTTATTAAGGTGGTCTCACGAACATACTGGTCATTTCAAAGCTAAAGTCAAGCATATCATTGAAAGGTTGATAAGAAGATTTGGATATGACTATATTGAAGCCAACTTCCCTGAAGAAGATAGAAAATTACTAACAAATATAAGGAAAACGCGTAATAGAAGTAAGCGTAAGGATGAAGAGGCTACTCCTGTAACTGAAGCTATTGATGGAATTACAACTAAGGGCTCAAGATTTATGTCCGCCTTTGATGAAGCTGTTTATGGGTCTGAcaacgaaaatgataaCGAGTCAGATCAAGAAGGAAACGCTGCTCGTAGCGGAAGGAAGAATGGACCAAAACAGTTCATTGTGGAATCTGGTGAAAACCCATTAGATTTGTTGGATTCCCAAACTCTAGCACATATTTCATCCACTAGACCAAAGAAGTTCGACAAGAATCAAAATAAGGCGAGATTTAACGATGATGCGTTTAATTTCGACTCAGAGGGTAAATTGGTCGTCAAGGGGCAAGGCAAACCCTCCAACAATGTAGATGATCCTTTGAGCGCTGTCACAAGTGGTATTAATGCGTACCTAGAAGCCGTAAAAAGTGGTCCCGTCAGAGGTCAAAGAAACAAgttgaaattcaagaagaatggAAGAGGCTCCGATGACtttggtgatgatgatgatggaaAGGATAATAAAGTGATGGGGAGAAAAGCagattcaagaaataagaTCGGTAAAGGTGGTAAAAGAGGTCctaaattcaaatctaGAAAGAAGTTATAG